In Helianthus annuus cultivar XRQ/B chromosome 9, HanXRQr2.0-SUNRISE, whole genome shotgun sequence, the following are encoded in one genomic region:
- the LOC110887898 gene encoding wiskott-Aldrich syndrome protein family member 3-like, protein MSPRFRRGGRGKAPFTSHDHEAGPSHRRTPSVTMSASPQEDWRTYLEPASRSVSLSSSPSYHHSFGPQSENEPEDSHHSYLPLQRSGLHSAFQDPTPYFQSRFNPANQIEEPMGHNPLGPEDHFLEAQDMDMDDDPDPAEPPSGTPTHPIEISDGSSFHGSPYRGPDSYEARFAQYDWVFTPSYNPAPQQQHDPSEDSRFVVVTPPPPPPEQQPPPGPPRRRRSNAQMSVQGGFRFSTP, encoded by the coding sequence ATGTCGCCACGATTCAGAAGAGGAGGACGGGGCAAGGCGCCATTCACCAGCCATGATCATGAGGCCGGACCTTCCCACCGGCGAACTCCATCTGTTACCATGAGCGCCAGTCCTCAAGAGGACTGGAGGACCTATTTGGAGCCCGCGAGTCGATCTGTCTCGCTAAGTTCGTCACCCTCTTACCATCATTCCTTTGGGCCGCAATCGGAGAACGAGCCCGAAGATTCACACCACTCTTACCTACCACTGCAGCGGTCGGGGTTGCACAGCGCATTTCAAGACCCGACCCCGTATTTCCAGAGCCGGTTTAACCCGGCAAATCAGATTGAAGAACCAATGGGTCATAACCCATTGGGTCCTGAAGACCATTTTCTTGAAGCTCAGGACATGGATATGGATGATGACCCAGATCCTGCCGAACCACCATCTGGAACACCGACTCACCCCATCGAGATTTCGGATGGATCgtcttttcatggatcaccttatcgTGGTCCAGACAGCTATGAGGCAAGGTTTGCCCAATACGACTGGGTGTTTACTCCCTCTTACAACCCAGCACCTCAGCAGCAGCATGATCCCTCGGAGGATTCACGTTTTGTAGTGGTCActccaccgccaccgccgccagAGCAGCAGCCGCCCCCGGGGCCACCAAGGcggagaagatcaaacgcacAGATGTCCGTGCAAGGGGGATTCCGTTTCAGCACCCCTTAA